AGCATCAAGGCCGGTTGCCAGTCCCCACGGATGATTTTCAATGTTAATAGCAATTTCACCTTCATCAGATGGGGCACCGGCTGAGTTTAAAAGTTCAACTTTAAATCCCGGCAAAGCCTTACCTAATGTGCCAAAACTGCTTGTTTCCCCGGGCGGAATACCAATCACCGTTGCAACTTCAGTCTGGCCGTATCCATCACGCACGAACACATCCCAAGCTTTATGAACTTTAGAGATGATCTCAGCACTCAGATTTTCCCCGGTGCTTAAGGCCTCGCGCAAATGTCCTTTATATGAAGACAGATCTTCATGAATTAATAATCTCCAAACTGTTGGCGGAGCACAGAAGGTCGTCACCTTATGCTCACTTAACGCATCCAAGACGAGTTTTGCATTAAAGCGTTCATGCTTTAAAATTAAAATCGTCGCTTCTGCATTCCATGGAGCAATAAAGTTGTTCCAATCATGCATCGCCCAGCCAGGAGAATTGATGCCCAGATGCACATCTCCGGGACGAAGACCCATCCAGAACATCGTCGACAAATGCCCAACTGGAAAACCAGCATAGGAATGTTCAACGATTCTTGGTTTCACCGAACTAGAGGAAGTAAAATATCTAAATAATGGATCCGTGGCCTTAGTTTTTACAGGCGCTTCAAAATAAGCACTTTCACGATAAAGCTCACCATACGTCGTCCAACCTGGAATTTCTCCATCAACGACAAGTGGCATAATGTCTGATCCGGCTACAGAGAATTTTTCAGTGTGTCGTTTAGTGGTAGCAATGATTTTGACTCTTTCCCGATCCAGACGATCCTTGATTTCTGATTGAGAAAGTAAAGGATTCGCAGGCACAATCACCGCACCGACTTTCATCGCAGCCAACATGATTTCCCATAAGGCCACGTCATTCTCTATTAATAAGAAGATGGAATCACCTTTTTGAACTCCATGTCTTATGAAGAAATTCGCTACACGGTTGGAACGTTCAGAAAGCTCCTCGAAAGTATATTTTTCTTGAGTACCATCAGCATGTACCAATAATAGAGCAGTATTTTTATTACCCTCTGCCATGGGGTCAAAAAAATCCAGAGCCCAATTAAAGTCATCAAGTTGAGGCCACTGGAAATGTTCATAGGCATAGGAATAATCTGCTCTGTGCAAGATTAGAAAATCCCTCGCCCGTTCAAATTCGTTGCGAAAGCTCATAGAAGACCTCCAGCGATTTACTTAAGATTAACATTCTTAACCCAGCGACGCCGATCTGTGTTTTTACATTGGACTGTGCAAAAGCAGCTAAGCGTGTTACTTATTTGCCATGGCAATATTTCGCACCGTCGCGGCCTCTTTTATTCTAGGAATCTTCATTTATGTTTCTCATCAGCTGACTGGTTACACCGATTTCAGCTGGGCGAAACGCAGTCTTTTAATTTCATTCCTAGCCCTTCTTTTCACTCTGGTAATTGGTACTTTTTTATTTTTCTGGAAAGAAAAGGATCTTGATCACAAGCCATGGCGCGACACGCTTTTAAATTTCTCACTAACGGTGATGGGTTATATAAACTTTCTGGTGACCTTGGTCTTGCTTAGGGACATCTTTGCCTTGGCTGACAATCTCTTCGGATTGTTAAACACGCAAGAGCTTTATAGCTCTACGGCGACAGGATACTTACTAGGTTTACCGGTGCTAATGCTTGCTTTGGGTAACACTGTCGTTAAAGTCGGCCCGAAACTAAAAAAAGTGCCGCTTTATTTTAAAAATCTTCCTGCAGAGTTTGATAACTTGCGCATCGTGCACATCACTGATTTGCACGTAAGCCCGAGCTTGCCTAAAAAGTTCGTAAAGAAATTAGTAAATAAAACGCTAGAGCTAAAACCCGATGTGATCGTGTTTACCGGAGACATTCTAGATAGCTTTGCAGAAAAGCATCAGGAAGAATTAAAAACCCTGGGCGGCTTGAAGGCCCCCCACGGAGTTTATTACGTGCCGGGAAATCACGAATACTATTGGGGCGCGGAAAAAGGTTTAACAGCCTTCCGCGATATTGGCTTTAATGTCTTGATCAACGAAGTCACTGCAATTCGCAAAGACGGCAAAACCCTGCAAATTGCCGGGATTCCGGATCCCGCCGCGACTCACTTTGGCCAAATGGGACCGGATTTTATAAAAGTCCAATCGCAACTAAAACCAGATGATTTTAAAATACTGCTTTCCCACCAGCCTTCACTTGCTTCGAAGTCGGCGATGATTGGAGTTGATTTACAGCTTTCAGGCCACACCCATGGAGGCCAATTCTTCCCATGGAACTGGCTGATTGTGTTCTTTGAACGCTACGCCAAAGGACTTTATCGCATTAATGGGATGCAGCTCTATGTCAATCAGGGAACTGGTTATTGGGGCCCCCGATTACGCCTGGGCACATATTGTGAATTGACCGAAATTGTTCTTCGCAAGGAATCAAAAACAGAGTAATAATCTTGAGGATGTCGCGCACTAAAGATCCTCTAAAAACCCGTCAAGCAGCCAAAAGAAAAGTCATGGACTTGGTCGCTATGCGGGACCACTCAGAAAAGGAATTGCGCAAAAAACTGCGCGAGAAATTTTCTGACGAGGATTCCTTAGACGAAATCATCGATGAAGCCATCGACTATGCCAAAGACAACAAATGGATAGGAGATCCCACCGATCTTGCCTATCGCATGGCTGATATGCTTCATCGCCGACGCAAGGGCATTCACTACATCAACAACTACTTACGCGAAAAAGGTTTGCCAGCTGTTGAAAGTGACCGTGACTTGGAGCTTGAAAAGGCTTTAGCGATTGTCAAAAATAAGTATGAAGAAGATTTTGAATACTCCCGGGAAGAAAAAGCACGCGTAGCCCGCATGCTCGCATCCCGCGGATTTGATTCCGAGACCGTGAGGAAGGTTATTTATGAAAAGCTCTGAAGTTCGCAGCAAGTTTATTGAATATTTTAAAAGAAACGGTCACACCGCCGTGGCTTCATCTTCCTTGATTCCGGAAAACGATCCGACATTGCTTTTTGCAAACGCCGGTATGAACCAATTTAAAAATACTTTCCTGGGTCTTGAAAAACGGGACTACGTTCGCGCCGTGACTGCGCAAAAGTGCGTGCGTGCTGGTGGTAAACACAATGACTTAGAAAACGTCGGTTTCACCGCTCGTCACCACACGTTCTTTGAAATGCTTGGTAACTTTTCTTTCGGTGACTATTTCAAAAAAGACGCCATCCGTTTTGCCTGGGAATTCTTAACAAAAGAATTAGCCATTCCAAAAGAAAAACTTTATGTCACAGTTCATATCTCTGACGATGAAGCAGCTGAAATCTGGCACACTCAAGAAGGCATTCCAAAAGACCGCATCTTCCGCTTTGATGCTGATAACTTCTGGAAAATGGGCGACACAGGTCCTTGCGGTCCTTGTACAGAAATTTTCTACGATCACGGTCCAAAAGCAGGAACTATCGCTGATCCTTACAAAGGCATCGCTGCCGGTGAAGACCGCTTCGTAGAAATCTGGAATCTAGTATTCATGCAGTACTTCGAAAATCCTCCAGGCACTTTGACTCCGCTTCCAAAGCCGTCGGTTGATACCGGTGGGGGTTTAGAGCGTATGGTTGCAGCCATGCAGGGGAAATTTAATAACTACGACACTGACTTATTCATGCCGTTGATTGATCGCGCTTGTAAGATCGCGAACATCGAATACGTGAACGACAAAGAAGTTTTAGCTAAAAATCCTGAACAAGCTGAAAAAACATCTGCTCTTCGCGTTCTAGCGGACCACACTCGTTCAACATCTTTCTTAATCGCTGACGGAGCTTTGCCTTCAAACGAAGGCCGTGGCTACGTTCTTCGCCGTATCATGAGACGCGCGATCCGTTACGGTCGTAAGCTTTCAACAGATAAATCCTTTATGCCAGCCATGGCTGAAGCATTAATCGAGCACATGGGCGATGTTTACCCA
This is a stretch of genomic DNA from Bdellovibrio reynosensis. It encodes these proteins:
- a CDS encoding metallophosphoesterase; translation: MAIFRTVAASFILGIFIYVSHQLTGYTDFSWAKRSLLISFLALLFTLVIGTFLFFWKEKDLDHKPWRDTLLNFSLTVMGYINFLVTLVLLRDIFALADNLFGLLNTQELYSSTATGYLLGLPVLMLALGNTVVKVGPKLKKVPLYFKNLPAEFDNLRIVHITDLHVSPSLPKKFVKKLVNKTLELKPDVIVFTGDILDSFAEKHQEELKTLGGLKAPHGVYYVPGNHEYYWGAEKGLTAFRDIGFNVLINEVTAIRKDGKTLQIAGIPDPAATHFGQMGPDFIKVQSQLKPDDFKILLSHQPSLASKSAMIGVDLQLSGHTHGGQFFPWNWLIVFFERYAKGLYRINGMQLYVNQGTGYWGPRLRLGTYCELTEIVLRKESKTE
- a CDS encoding AMP-binding protein, producing the protein MSFRNEFERARDFLILHRADYSYAYEHFQWPQLDDFNWALDFFDPMAEGNKNTALLLVHADGTQEKYTFEELSERSNRVANFFIRHGVQKGDSIFLLIENDVALWEIMLAAMKVGAVIVPANPLLSQSEIKDRLDRERVKIIATTKRHTEKFSVAGSDIMPLVVDGEIPGWTTYGELYRESAYFEAPVKTKATDPLFRYFTSSSSVKPRIVEHSYAGFPVGHLSTMFWMGLRPGDVHLGINSPGWAMHDWNNFIAPWNAEATILILKHERFNAKLVLDALSEHKVTTFCAPPTVWRLLIHEDLSSYKGHLREALSTGENLSAEIISKVHKAWDVFVRDGYGQTEVATVIGIPPGETSSFGTLGKALPGFKVELLNSAGAPSDEGEIAINIENHPWGLATGLDAGTGYLRTGDVAYRDEDGNFTYEKRLDGVFKSSDYRISPNEIESVLKEFPSVREAVVIPSPDPIREVVPKAVVALVKGAEPTKEMALDIMNFVRTRLSPFKRVRRLEFMEIPKNTLGEVQRDELVAFEKKRRLENEKGPYEFWEEDAKIILPEAWAQELP
- a CDS encoding regulatory protein RecX, which translates into the protein MSRTKDPLKTRQAAKRKVMDLVAMRDHSEKELRKKLREKFSDEDSLDEIIDEAIDYAKDNKWIGDPTDLAYRMADMLHRRRKGIHYINNYLREKGLPAVESDRDLELEKALAIVKNKYEEDFEYSREEKARVARMLASRGFDSETVRKVIYEKL